A region from the Ptychodera flava strain L36383 chromosome 12, AS_Pfla_20210202, whole genome shotgun sequence genome encodes:
- the LOC139145964 gene encoding uncharacterized protein has translation MKYALFDFVEDCSVEVGESAWIEDLEDCDDFDFDEECIVAWPTKKGGRSTRYGAKVIKFSDDRTELVRLANLYTKKGEDTDLRTPELGRGKREKRARRLSSDSEDDEEETVVNTKSQKRRKQVQKKASAQLLDRIQKEKKTSHLQKRVDSDLGSLGCTVLSRPSDSSSDDNSENRLLRKKVKNLEEENAALRIP, from the exons ATGAAGTACGCTCTCTTTGATTTTGTTGAGGATTGTTCAGTAGAGGTAGGCGAAAGTGCATGGATTGAAGATTTAGAAGACTGCGATGACTTCGACTTCGACGAAGAGTGTATCGTTGCTTGGCCCACTAAGAAAGGGGGCAGATCAACAAGATACGGCGCTAAAGTCATCAAATTCAGTG ATGACAGAACGGAACTTGTTCGACTAGCAAATTTGTACACAAAGAAAGGTGAAGACACTGATCTGAGAACACCAGAGTTGGGCAGAGGCAAGAGAGAGAAAAGAGCAAGACGATTGTCAAGTGACAGTGAAGATGATGAAGAGGAG ACTGTTGTTAATACCAAGAGCCAGAAAAGAAGAAAACAAGTACAGAAGAAAGCATCAGCTCAGCTACTTGACAGAattcaaaaagaaaagaaaacatcaCATTTGCAGAAGCGAGTAGATTCTGATTTGGGCTCCCTTGGTTGCACT GTCCTTTCAAGACCATCTGATTCATCATCAGATGACAACAGTGAAAATAGGCTGCTgagaaagaaagttaaaaacttgGAAGAAGAAAATGCGGCATTAAGAATTCCCTAA
- the LOC139146391 gene encoding uncharacterized protein KIAA1958-like — MEPVIMLNINNFERVERPDSSGENLIEFDFEGREGEKRFRTRTEDEIIEIEENRNEQTTKRATKWGVNQFKCWLREKGFAENFEILPVDDLNNKLREFYASLCTRSGEDYAKSSLVGIRAAINRHLTSVPYNRPINILRDREFNSSNHVFVGLIKKLKREGKDTSTHKSAIQRGDLAKLMESGVLSMDTPQALLRKVWFDIMVHFCRRGREGLRDMTKSSLVFEHDDIGAEFVRMAYNEKNKIHQGTLNPRDDVAEEKRMYAQPGSAKCPVRALKLYLSKLHPKQTAMFQRPLTFIDHSAPIWYYNAPLGSKKLGDMMKDISKAANLSMVYTNHCLRATAATILAGQNVSTHLIMKVTGHRNEESVKHYVTGATADQRRSLSGTLFSATTGEKSSLPSARSSFSEKSPSTDVLIPERTQTTPRATGNQVDGIPALFQYCTVNVNTIQVENNSSASKM; from the exons ATGGAACCAGTTATCATGCTAAACATTAACAATTTCGAACGTGTTGAACGACCCGATAGCAGTGGAGAAAATTTGATTGAATTCGATTTCGAAGGCAGAGAAGGTGAGAAAAGATTTCGTACCCGTACTGAAGATGAAATCATAGAAATCGAGGAAAACCGGAATGAACAGACGACCAAGCGAGCTACAAAATGGGGTGTCAACCAATTCAAAT gtTGGCTGAGAGAGAAGGGTTTTGCGGAGAACTTCGAAATTCTACCTGTCGACGATCTCAATAACAAGCTGCGAGAGTTTTATGCCAGTCTGTGTACACGGAGCGGCGAAGATTACGCGAAATCTTCCCTGGTCGGCATAAGGGCGGCTATAAATCGTCATTTGACCAGCGTGCCGTACAATCGTCCCATAAATATTTTACGCGATCGTGAATTTAATTCGAGCAACCATGTATTCGTGGGATTAATAAAGAAATTGAAACGTGAGGGCAAGGATACCTCAACTCACAAGTCAGCTATCCAACGCGGAGATCTTGCTAAATTGATGGAATCCGGTGTTTTGTCGATGGATACGCCTCAAGCCTTGTTACGCAAAGTTTGGTTTGACATCATGGTTCATTTCTGCCGCAGGGGTCGTGAAGGGCTTCGTGATATGACAAAATCATCACTCGTGTTTGAGCATGATGACATCGGTGCTGAATTTGTTAGAATGGCGTacaacgaaaaaaataaaattcatcagGGCACCTTGAATCCGCGAGATGATGTGGCTGAAGAAAAACGTATGTACGCTCAACCGGGCAGCGCAAAATGTCCTGTGAGAGCTCTAAAATTGTACCTGTCAAAGCTACACCCCAAGCAGACCGCCATGTTCCAGCGTCCGCTCACTTTCATCGACCACAGCGCTCCTATCTGGTATTATAACGCGCCTTTGGGATCAAAAAAATTGGGAGACATGATGAAGGATATCAGTAAAGCTGCTAATCTATCGATGGTTTACACAAACCACTGTTTGCGGGCAACCGCTGCCACTATTCTAGCGGGTCAAAATGTGAGTACACACCTCATCATGAAAGTTACCGGCCACCGGAACGAGGAGTCCGTAAAACACTACGTCACCGGCGCAACAGCGGATCAACGCAGAAGTTTGTCAGGGACCCTTTTCTCGGCCACGACTGGAGAAAAATCGAGCTTACCTAGTGCCAGAAGCAGCTTCTCTGAGAAAAGTCCTAGTACCGATGTCCTGATCCCGGAGCGTACCCAAACTACTCCAAGAGCAACTGGCAACCAAGTCGACGGTATTCCCGCGTTGTTTCAGTATTGCACTGTCAATGTCAATACAATTCAAGTCGAGAACAATTCCAGTGCAAGCAAGATGTAA